A window of the Cannabis sativa cultivar Pink pepper isolate KNU-18-1 chromosome X, ASM2916894v1, whole genome shotgun sequence genome harbors these coding sequences:
- the LOC115698022 gene encoding pentatricopeptide repeat-containing protein At2g13600: protein MCCSSLMALNNHFSTKCVLLSDPLVQQSYMVISQKLYEAMKTCSALRSIPIARKLHGQLISLGLNNSTFLQNHLLHMYSSCNLINDSCRVFSSIEYRNVFSWNTMINALVNSGQMREAEKLFDEMPERDHISWTTMMSGYFHNGQPGETMKVFATMIRCCGSVSDPFSISCAMKACGSLGLIKLARQLHNLVEKLDFRSNMPIQSSVIDMYIKCSAVVSAENFFLRIRTPSLFCWNSMIYGYSKLYGVGRAYNMFNHMPERDNVSWNTMISIFSQHGLGAESLSTFVEMWNNGFRPNPMNYASVLSACASIYDLGWGSHLHARILRIEESLDVHVGSGLIDMYAKCGRLNFARQVFNSLTEHNAVSWTSLIGGVVQFGLAEEALFLFNQMRKGSVAVDDFTLTTVLGVCSGHKYIFVGEQLQGFTVKAGMNYSVPLGNALVTMYVKCGDTYKANKAFELMPIRDIISWTTMITGYSQAGNVEKAREYFDKMPDRNVITWNSMLGTYVQNGFWEEGLKLYKLMRRKGENPDWITYATVMSACASLAVLKLGTQIVAHAEKLGFGSNVSVANSFITMYSKCGRVEDAQKVFDSICDKNLISWNAIMVGYAQNGHGNKVIEIFEDMLKTNCKPDHISYVSVLSGCSHSGLINEGKYYFNSMTNDFDISPTLEHYACMVDLFGRAGLLEEAKNLIDEMPSKPNATIWGALLSACRTHHNSELAEFAVKNLLELNVKDSGCYVLLANIYSESGKLEDFANVRKLMREKTIQKNPGRSWIEVDNKVHVFFVDDTNHPQITDIYKMLEETIKKIESTGLYVSPTNALRSPCYHSEKLAVAFGLMSLPTWMPIHVMKNLRVCRDCHQVIKLISLVTSRELVVRDGYRFHHFKNGCCSCGDFW from the coding sequence ATGTGTTGCTCATCTCTCATGGCTCTTAACAATCATTTCTCAACCAAATGTGTTCTTTTGTCCGATCCTCTAGTGCAACAATCTTATATGGTTATTTCCCAGAAGTTATATGAAGCCATGAAAACTTGTTCAGCTCTCAGGTCCATTCCCATTGCTCGAAAACTCCATGGTCAACTCATCTCCTTAGGCTTGAACAATTCGACTTTCCTTCAAAACCATCTCTTGCATATGTACTCCAGTTGCAACTTGATTAATGACTCCTGCCGTGTTTTCAGTAGTATTGAATACCGTAATGTTTTCAGTTGGAACACAATGATTAATGCTTTGGTTAATTCTGGTCAAATGAGAGAAGCAGAGAAGCTGTTCGATGAAATGCCTGAGAGAGATCATATATCTTGGACTACCATGATGTCTGGCTATTTCCATAATGGACAACCAGGGGAAACCATGAAAGTTTTTGCTACAATGATCCGGTGTTGTGGTTCTGTTTCTGACCCATTTTCGATTTCTTGTGCGATGAAGGCTTGTGGTAGTCTTGGCCTGATCAAATTAGCTCGCCAATTGCATAATCTAGTGGAGAAATTGGATTTCAGAAGCAACATGCCTATACAGAGTTCTGTTATTGATATGTACATTAAGTGCAGTGCAGTAGTTTCTgctgagaatttttttttaagaattcgAACACCTAGTTTGTTTTGTTGGAATAGTATGATTTATGGTTACTCTAAACTTTATGGGGTTGGAAGAGCCTATAATATGTTCAACCATATGCCTGAACGAGACAATGTATCATGGAACACGATGATTTCAATCTTCTCTCAACATGGTCTAGGAGCTGAGAGTCTTAGTACGTTTGTTGAGATGTGGAACAATGGTTTTAGGCCCAATCCAATGAATTATGCTAGTGTACTTAGTGCTTGTGCCAGCATATATGATCTTGGTTGGGGTAGCCATTTGCATGCTCGGATTCTTCGTATAGAAGAGAGTCTAGATGTTCATGTGGGCAGTGGTTTAATAGACATGTACGCAAAGTGTGGACGATTAAACTTTGCACGGCAGGTGTTTAACAGCTTGACAGAACATAATGCAGTGTCGTGGACTTCTTTGATCGGTGGAGTTGTACAGTTTGGTCTTGCAGAAGAAGCTTTGTTTCTGTTTAACCAAATGAGAAAGGGTTCTGTTGCAGTAGATGATTTTACATTGACCACAGTTCTTGGGGTTTGTTCTGGTCATAAGTATATTTTTGTTGGCGAACAGCTCCAAGGATTTACAGTCAAGGCTGGAATGAACTACTCTGTACCCCTGGGGAATGCTCTTGTTACAATGTATGTGAAGTGTGGAGATACTTATAAAGCAAATAAAGCTTTTGAGCTTATGCCAATTAGAGATATAATATCATGGACAACAATGATTACTGGATACTCTCAGGCTGGTAATGTTGAAAAAGCCCGAGAATATTTTGATAAAATGCCAGATCGAAATGTCATCACATGGAATTCAATGTTAGGCACATATGTTCAGAATGGTTTTTGGGAAGAAGGTCTCAAGCTGTATAAGTTGATGAGAAGAAAAGGGGAAAATCCTGATTGGATCACTTATGCAACCGTTATGAGTGCTTGTGCCAGTTTAGCAGTACTTAAACTTGGAACCCAAATTGTTGCTCATGCTGAAAAGTTGGGGTTTGGCTCTAATGTCTCAGTTGCCAATAGTTTCATTACTATGTATTCAAAATGTGGACGTGTTGAAGATGCTCAAAAAGTTTTTGATTCTATATGTGATAAGAATTTGATATCCTGGAATGCGATAATGGTGGGATATGCTCAGAATGGCCATGGCAATAAAGTGATTGAAATTTTTGAGGATATGTTGAAGACAAATTGCAAACCAGATCATATAAGCTATGTATCTGTACTTTCAGGTTGTAGTCATTCTGGACTTATAAATGAAGGGAAGTATTACTTCAATTCAATGACTAATGATTTTGACATTTCCCCTACATTAGAGCATTATGCTTGTATGGTGGATCTGTTTGGTAGAGCTGGATTACTAGAGGAGGCCAAGAATTTAATTGATGAAATGCCCTCTAAACCAAATGCTACTATTTGGGGGGCTCTGCTAAGTGCTTGCCGGACCCATCACAACTCTGAATTAGCAGAATTTGCAGTGAAGAATTTGCTTGAATTAAATGTTAAAGACTCTGGATGTTATGTCCTTTTAGCCAATATATATTCAGAATCTGGAAAACTAGAGGACTTTGCAAATGTGAGAAAACTTATGAGGGAGAAAACAATTCAGAAGAATCCAGGTCGTAGTTGGATAGAAGTTGACAACAAGGTACATGTGTTCTTTGTCGATGACACTAATCATCCGCAAATCACGGACATCTATAAAATGCTGGAGGAGACTATTAAGAAAATAGAAAGTACAGGACTCTATGTTAGTCCTACAAACGCTCTTCGTTCTCCATGCTACCACAGTGAAAAACTTGCTGTGGCTTTTGGGCTAATGAGCCTACCTACTTGGATGCCAATCCATGTAATGAAAAATCTTCGAGTTTGCCGTGATTGTCACCAGGTAATAAAGCTCATTTCCCTTGTAACCTCAAGGGAACTTGTAGTGCGAGATGGATACCGCTTCCACCACTTCAAGAATGGATGTTGCTCCTGTGGAGATTTCTGGTGA